From the Gymnogyps californianus isolate 813 chromosome 24, ASM1813914v2, whole genome shotgun sequence genome, one window contains:
- the MISP gene encoding mitotic interactor and substrate of PLK1 isoform X4, producing MDRVTRHLVFQLPQTSHKHDCNDAHQAGSFAEQRADSDDDVFGSAQHSSQRVENGYGWKMRSKSPSYFLDGGKDVWTPSPDRESKLEVVRSGSLYDLRAYRGERKPSKLYDEDEQEQLRVPPPNISPEKARELEDERRDIIRSQVVRKSSTMAERWSSTDELSSINTGTGSQGEGRHTGSSTTSFAICFDKPSSGRAATPVDPENVNTEQINFSAARQQFLMLEKTNPGSFFSPGQQAMSPKPESMTKVSRHSPEMATKAARGYGNAGASSQSRTDKTIYQVYGVSYKTPVKEEGYAPGRADTERSYPTGKTSSLTKASSREDLDSGLGEMYNEANAGYASDGSASNEIFNGLVDLRASSNGLDKETKIDKETKISNETPIEREIRMAMEREENLWKERGIQRLTSSSELVEIQTKPLLSMHASPGPGRKGKDKGRASLYVQREIEQETKREEDLKKQRRLLGTYERGTQQELDEHRRVFEQEEAPPQKPTPTRKAEERRSWVNEFAAEQPTSHGPCPAEDTRGGRSLPSYTASITHFQASQPRFAASEKSQDQPLVSQHVSASASKQASEDSWGGRLPGSTPSPASTSVLPREYFSFSFWKPRVSFVDDMGTQNPLRREDSREEQYKLRTWKPQTSALIEKEIQSDLQREEELQEQRRRRQLIDGYSLVSSDGVPQEDSRSRHSSVRRH from the exons ATGGACAGAGTCACGAGGCACCTGGTCTTCCAGCTCCCGCAGACCTCGCACAAGCACGACTGTAACGATGCTCACCAAGCCGGCTCGTTTGCAGAGCAGAGGGCCGACAGCGACGATGACGTGTTTGGCTCTGCTCAACACAGCAGCCAGAGGGTGGAAAACGGCTATGGCTGGAAAATGAGGTCAAAGTCACCCTCATATTTCCTGGATGGTGGAAAGGATGTCTGGACCCCGTCGCCGGACAGAGAGTCCAAGCTGGAGGTGGTGAGGTCGGGAAGCCTGTATGACCTCAGGGCTTACAGAGGCGAGAGGAAACCCTCGAAGCTTTACGATGAGGATGAGCAGGAACAGCTCAGGGTCCCTCCACCGAACATCTCACCCGAGAAAGCCAGGGAGCTTGAGGACGAGAGGAGGGACATCATCCGGAGCCAGGTGGTGAGGAAGAGCTCCACCATGGCCGAGAGGTGGAGCTCCACGGATGAGCTGAGCTCCATAAACACCGGCACAGGCAGCCAGGGTGAAGGCAGGCACACGGGCAGCTCCACCACCAGCTTCGCCATTTGCTTTGACAAGCCTTCCTCGGGGAGGGCAGCGACGCCTGTTGACCCTGAAAATGTCAACACGGAGCAGATCAACTTCTCCGCTGCTCGACAGCAGTTCCTGATGCTGGAGAAGACCAACCCGGGCTCTTTCTTCAGCCCAGGGCAACAGGCCATGTCTCCAAAGCCAGAGTCGATGACAAAAGTCTCTAGGCATAGTCCTGAGATGGCCACGAAGGCTGCAAGAGGTTACGGTAATGCCGGTGCATCCAGCCAGAGCAGGACGGACAAGACCATTTATCAGGTTTATGGTGTGTCCTACAAGACACCTGTGAAGGAGGAGGGTTATGCTCCCGGAAGGGCTGATACTGAAAGGTCATATCCCACCGGGAAAACGTCCAGCTTGACTAAAGCATCTTCCAGAGAGGACCTGGACTCCGGCTTGGGTGAGATGTATAATGAAGCCAATGCAGGCTACGCCAGCGACGGAAGTGCATCCAACGAGATCTTCAATGGCCTTGTGGATCTGAGGGCCAGCAGCAATGGCCTGGACAAGGAGACGAAGATCGACAAGGAGACGAAGATCAGCAATGAGACGCCCATCGAGCGGGAGATCCGCATGGCgatggagagggaggagaacCTCTGGAAGGAGAGGGGGATCCAGCGGCTGACCTCCAGCAGCGAGCTGGTGGAGATCCAGACCAAGCCTCTCCTCTCCATGCACGCCTCTCCCGGCCCAGGCAGGAAAGGGAAGGACAAAGGCCGCGCTTCCCTTTATGTCCAGAGGGAAATTGAGCAGGAAACCAAGCGCGAGGAAGATctgaagaagcagaggaggctgctggggaCATATGAGAGGGGGACGCAGCAGGAGCTGGACGAGCACAGGAGGGTGTTCGAGCAGGAGGAAGCCCCCCCGCAGAAGCCCACCCCCACAAGGAAGGCAGAGGAGCGGAGGAGCTGGGTGAATGAGTTTGCGGCAGAGCAGCCCACGAGCCACGGCCCCTGCCCCGCAGAAGACACCAGGGGTGGGAGAAGCCTTCCCAGCTACACAGCAAGCATCACGCACTTCCAGGCGTCCCAGCCGCGCTTCGCTGCCAGCGAGAAGAGCCAGGACCAGCCCCTGGTGTCCCAGCACGTTTCCGCTAGCGCCAGCAAACAGGCGAGCGAGGATTCCTGGGGAGGAAGGCTTCCCGGCTCCACCCCGAGCCCCGCCAGCACATCTGTCCTGCCCAGAGAGtacttctccttctccttctggAAGCCCAGGGTCTCCTTTGTGGATGACATGGGGACGCAGAACCCGCTAAGGAGAGAGGACAGCCGGGAGGAGCAGTACAAGCTGAGGACCTGGAAGCCCCAGACGTCAGCGCTGATCGAGAAGGAGATCCAGAGCGActtgcagagggaagaggagctgcaggagcagcggcggcggcggcagctgATAGACGGCTACTCCCTGGTCAGCAGCGACGGCGTTCCCCAGGAGGACTCCCGCTCACGGCACAGCTCCG TACGCAGGCATTGA
- the MISP gene encoding mitotic interactor and substrate of PLK1 isoform X3 has translation MDRVTRHLVFQLPQTSHKHDCNDAHQAGSFAEQRADSDDDVFGSAQHSSQRVENGYGWKMRSKSPSYFLDGGKDVWTPSPDRESKLEVVRSGSLYDLRAYRGERKPSKLYDEDEQEQLRVPPPNISPEKARELEDERRDIIRSQVVRKSSTMAERWSSTDELSSINTGTGSQGEGRHTGSSTTSFAICFDKPSSGRAATPVDPENVNTEQINFSAARQQFLMLEKTNPGSFFSPGQQAMSPKPESMTKVSRHSPEMATKAARGYGNAGASSQSRTDKTIYQVYGVSYKTPVKEEGYAPGRADTERSYPTGKTSSLTKASSREDLDSGLGEMYNEANAGYASDGSASNEIFNGLVDLRASSNGLDKETKIDKETKISNETPIEREIRMAMEREENLWKERGIQRLTSSSELVEIQTKPLLSMHASPGPGRKGKDKGRASLYVQREIEQETKREEDLKKQRRLLGTYERGTQQELDEHRRVFEQEEAPPQKPTPTRKAEERRSWVNEFAAEQPTSHGPCPAEDTRGGRSLPSYTASITHFQASQPRFAASEKSQDQPLVSQHVSASASKQASEDSWGGRLPGSTPSPASTSVLPREYFSFSFWKPRVSFVDDMGTQNPLRREDSREEQYKLRTWKPQTSALIEKEIQSDLQREEELQEQRRRRQLIDGYSLVSSDGVPQEDSRSRHSSGQHGDPHPRLGLFQPLRGAEEEGEGGWKVRRH, from the exons ATGGACAGAGTCACGAGGCACCTGGTCTTCCAGCTCCCGCAGACCTCGCACAAGCACGACTGTAACGATGCTCACCAAGCCGGCTCGTTTGCAGAGCAGAGGGCCGACAGCGACGATGACGTGTTTGGCTCTGCTCAACACAGCAGCCAGAGGGTGGAAAACGGCTATGGCTGGAAAATGAGGTCAAAGTCACCCTCATATTTCCTGGATGGTGGAAAGGATGTCTGGACCCCGTCGCCGGACAGAGAGTCCAAGCTGGAGGTGGTGAGGTCGGGAAGCCTGTATGACCTCAGGGCTTACAGAGGCGAGAGGAAACCCTCGAAGCTTTACGATGAGGATGAGCAGGAACAGCTCAGGGTCCCTCCACCGAACATCTCACCCGAGAAAGCCAGGGAGCTTGAGGACGAGAGGAGGGACATCATCCGGAGCCAGGTGGTGAGGAAGAGCTCCACCATGGCCGAGAGGTGGAGCTCCACGGATGAGCTGAGCTCCATAAACACCGGCACAGGCAGCCAGGGTGAAGGCAGGCACACGGGCAGCTCCACCACCAGCTTCGCCATTTGCTTTGACAAGCCTTCCTCGGGGAGGGCAGCGACGCCTGTTGACCCTGAAAATGTCAACACGGAGCAGATCAACTTCTCCGCTGCTCGACAGCAGTTCCTGATGCTGGAGAAGACCAACCCGGGCTCTTTCTTCAGCCCAGGGCAACAGGCCATGTCTCCAAAGCCAGAGTCGATGACAAAAGTCTCTAGGCATAGTCCTGAGATGGCCACGAAGGCTGCAAGAGGTTACGGTAATGCCGGTGCATCCAGCCAGAGCAGGACGGACAAGACCATTTATCAGGTTTATGGTGTGTCCTACAAGACACCTGTGAAGGAGGAGGGTTATGCTCCCGGAAGGGCTGATACTGAAAGGTCATATCCCACCGGGAAAACGTCCAGCTTGACTAAAGCATCTTCCAGAGAGGACCTGGACTCCGGCTTGGGTGAGATGTATAATGAAGCCAATGCAGGCTACGCCAGCGACGGAAGTGCATCCAACGAGATCTTCAATGGCCTTGTGGATCTGAGGGCCAGCAGCAATGGCCTGGACAAGGAGACGAAGATCGACAAGGAGACGAAGATCAGCAATGAGACGCCCATCGAGCGGGAGATCCGCATGGCgatggagagggaggagaacCTCTGGAAGGAGAGGGGGATCCAGCGGCTGACCTCCAGCAGCGAGCTGGTGGAGATCCAGACCAAGCCTCTCCTCTCCATGCACGCCTCTCCCGGCCCAGGCAGGAAAGGGAAGGACAAAGGCCGCGCTTCCCTTTATGTCCAGAGGGAAATTGAGCAGGAAACCAAGCGCGAGGAAGATctgaagaagcagaggaggctgctggggaCATATGAGAGGGGGACGCAGCAGGAGCTGGACGAGCACAGGAGGGTGTTCGAGCAGGAGGAAGCCCCCCCGCAGAAGCCCACCCCCACAAGGAAGGCAGAGGAGCGGAGGAGCTGGGTGAATGAGTTTGCGGCAGAGCAGCCCACGAGCCACGGCCCCTGCCCCGCAGAAGACACCAGGGGTGGGAGAAGCCTTCCCAGCTACACAGCAAGCATCACGCACTTCCAGGCGTCCCAGCCGCGCTTCGCTGCCAGCGAGAAGAGCCAGGACCAGCCCCTGGTGTCCCAGCACGTTTCCGCTAGCGCCAGCAAACAGGCGAGCGAGGATTCCTGGGGAGGAAGGCTTCCCGGCTCCACCCCGAGCCCCGCCAGCACATCTGTCCTGCCCAGAGAGtacttctccttctccttctggAAGCCCAGGGTCTCCTTTGTGGATGACATGGGGACGCAGAACCCGCTAAGGAGAGAGGACAGCCGGGAGGAGCAGTACAAGCTGAGGACCTGGAAGCCCCAGACGTCAGCGCTGATCGAGAAGGAGATCCAGAGCGActtgcagagggaagaggagctgcaggagcagcggcggcggcggcagctgATAGACGGCTACTCCCTGGTCAGCAGCGACGGCGTTCCCCAGGAGGACTCCCGCTCACGGCACAGCTCCG GGCAGCACGGAGACCCTCACCCCCGACTCGGCTTGTTCCAGCCCCTTCGAGGAGCGGAGGAGGAGGGTGAAGGAGGATGGAAAG TACGCAGGCATTGA
- the PALM gene encoding paralemmin-1, which yields MLQPGVNKFSLRMFGSQKAVEREQERVKSAGAWIIHPYSDFRDPRGKRLFQGRAAPVIHHNWLYWDAGSKALRERWLLEGAPASASEEDEAMKKQMQEDEVKTKELEETIQRLEKELETLENGSSAASTKENLAEVAAPAKEEKAEAIPNTQKSPLGTVKAEKKVSSSPMKAVEGTDMMKAAMYSVEITVEKDRVTGETKVLSSTTLLPQNHCLQGVKVYEDELKVVHAVSAEDGVLQNGAHPLSSSEVDELLHKADEATLSEATGREAPAKVGEEAGSAPASQKPTPRREITGLQAKPRESTTVLPPGEGMEPSREQPVTMIFMGYQNVEDEDETKKVLGLEGTIKAELVVIEDAESKPEPAPARKDHAPPNGTALEPAAAQPPGEEGPGGQKPGANATDAKEAEQETDVKKQRCKCCTVM from the exons ATGCTCCAGCCCGGCGTCAACAAGTTCTCGCTGCGGATGTTCGGCTCCCAGAAGGCGGTGGAGCGGGAGCAGGAGCGCGTCAAGTCGGCGGGGGCCTGGATCATCCACCCCTACAGCGACTTCAG ggacccccGGGGTAAAAGGCTTTTCCAGGGGAGAGCAGCACCAGTCATTCATCACAACTGGCTGTACTGGGACGCGGGG TCCAAGGCTCTGCGGGAGAGATGGCTGCTGGAGGGGGCCCCGGCCTCAGCCTCCGAGGAGGACGAGGCCATGAAGAAGCAGATGCAGGAGGATGAGGTGAAGACCAAGGAGCTGGAGGAAACCATCCAGAG gctggagaaggagctggagaCGCTGGAGAACGGCAGCTCGGCGGCTTCCACCAAGGAGAACCTGGCGGAGGTGGCAGCACCGGccaaggaggagaaggcagaggccATCCCCAACACACAGAAG agtCCCCTGGGCACAGTCAAGG ccGAGAAGAAGGTCTCCAGCAGCCCCATGAAGGCGGTGGAAGGCACTGACATGATGAAGGCAG CCATGTACTCGGTGGAGATCACGGTGGAGAAGGACAGAGTGACTGGGGAGACCAAGGTCCTGTCCAGCACCACCCTGCTCCCCCAGAACCACTGTCTGCAGGGGGTCAAAGTGTACGAGGATGAGCTGAAAG TGGTGCATGCGGTGAGCGCCGAGGACGGGGTCCTGCAGAATGGGGCCCATCCCCTCAGCTCCTCCGAGGTCGACGAGCTCCTTCACAAGGCGGACGAGGCCACCCTGAGCGAAGCCACCGGGCGCGAGGCCCCGGCCAAGGTGGGCGAGGAGGCCGGCAGCGCCCCGGCCAGCCAGAAGCCAACGCCGCGGCGGGAGATCACGGGGCTGCAGGCCAAGCCACGGGAAAGCACCACAGTGCTGCCGCCGGGCGAGGGGATGGAGCCGAGCCGGGAGCAGCCCGTCACCATGATCTTCATGGGCTACCAGAATGTGGAGGACGAGGATGAGACCAAGAaggtgctggggctggaaggcaccATCAAGGCTGAGCTGGTGGTGATCGAGGACGCCGAGAGCAAGCCGGAGCCGGCGCCGGCGCGCAAGGACCATGCGCCGCCCAACGGCACCGCGCTGGAGCCAGCGGCCGCCCAGCCGCCGGGGGAGGAGGGCCCGGGCGGGCAGAAGCCGGGCGCCAACGCCACAGACGCCAAGGAGGCCGAGCAGGAGACGGACGTGAAGAAGCAGCGCTGCAAGTGCTGCACGGTGATGTGA
- the MISP gene encoding mitotic interactor and substrate of PLK1 isoform X1 yields MDRVTRHLVFQLPQTSHKHDCNDAHQAGSFAEQRADSDDDVFGSAQHSSQRVENGYGWKMRSKSPSYFLDGGKDVWTPSPDRESKLEVVRSGSLYDLRAYRGERKPSKLYDEDEQEQLRVPPPNISPEKARELEDERRDIIRSQVVRKSSTMAERWSSTDELSSINTGTGSQGEGRHTGSSTTSFAICFDKPSSGRAATPVDPENVNTEQINFSAARQQFLMLEKTNPGSFFSPGQQAMSPKPESMTKVSRHSPEMATKAARGYGNAGASSQSRTDKTIYQVYGVSYKTPVKEEGYAPGRADTERSYPTGKTSSLTKASSREDLDSGLGEMYNEANAGYASDGSASNEIFNGLVDLRASSNGLDKETKIDKETKISNETPIEREIRMAMEREENLWKERGIQRLTSSSELVEIQTKPLLSMHASPGPGRKGKDKGRASLYVQREIEQETKREEDLKKQRRLLGTYERGTQQELDEHRRVFEQEEAPPQKPTPTRKAEERRSWVNEFAAEQPTSHGPCPAEDTRGGRSLPSYTASITHFQASQPRFAASEKSQDQPLVSQHVSASASKQASEDSWGGRLPGSTPSPASTSVLPREYFSFSFWKPRVSFVDDMGTQNPLRREDSREEQYKLRTWKPQTSALIEKEIQSDLQREEELQEQRRRRQLIDGYSLVSSDGVPQEDSRSRHSSAASGVSGSYSVSESPTSTPASHQAGVLGLVSSFTPLRVAGPSQGSTETLTPDSACSSPFEERRRRVKEDGKYAGIEPVDKINTEVVESTRVIRHKSAMAQRWEAGQYVRDDD; encoded by the exons ATGGACAGAGTCACGAGGCACCTGGTCTTCCAGCTCCCGCAGACCTCGCACAAGCACGACTGTAACGATGCTCACCAAGCCGGCTCGTTTGCAGAGCAGAGGGCCGACAGCGACGATGACGTGTTTGGCTCTGCTCAACACAGCAGCCAGAGGGTGGAAAACGGCTATGGCTGGAAAATGAGGTCAAAGTCACCCTCATATTTCCTGGATGGTGGAAAGGATGTCTGGACCCCGTCGCCGGACAGAGAGTCCAAGCTGGAGGTGGTGAGGTCGGGAAGCCTGTATGACCTCAGGGCTTACAGAGGCGAGAGGAAACCCTCGAAGCTTTACGATGAGGATGAGCAGGAACAGCTCAGGGTCCCTCCACCGAACATCTCACCCGAGAAAGCCAGGGAGCTTGAGGACGAGAGGAGGGACATCATCCGGAGCCAGGTGGTGAGGAAGAGCTCCACCATGGCCGAGAGGTGGAGCTCCACGGATGAGCTGAGCTCCATAAACACCGGCACAGGCAGCCAGGGTGAAGGCAGGCACACGGGCAGCTCCACCACCAGCTTCGCCATTTGCTTTGACAAGCCTTCCTCGGGGAGGGCAGCGACGCCTGTTGACCCTGAAAATGTCAACACGGAGCAGATCAACTTCTCCGCTGCTCGACAGCAGTTCCTGATGCTGGAGAAGACCAACCCGGGCTCTTTCTTCAGCCCAGGGCAACAGGCCATGTCTCCAAAGCCAGAGTCGATGACAAAAGTCTCTAGGCATAGTCCTGAGATGGCCACGAAGGCTGCAAGAGGTTACGGTAATGCCGGTGCATCCAGCCAGAGCAGGACGGACAAGACCATTTATCAGGTTTATGGTGTGTCCTACAAGACACCTGTGAAGGAGGAGGGTTATGCTCCCGGAAGGGCTGATACTGAAAGGTCATATCCCACCGGGAAAACGTCCAGCTTGACTAAAGCATCTTCCAGAGAGGACCTGGACTCCGGCTTGGGTGAGATGTATAATGAAGCCAATGCAGGCTACGCCAGCGACGGAAGTGCATCCAACGAGATCTTCAATGGCCTTGTGGATCTGAGGGCCAGCAGCAATGGCCTGGACAAGGAGACGAAGATCGACAAGGAGACGAAGATCAGCAATGAGACGCCCATCGAGCGGGAGATCCGCATGGCgatggagagggaggagaacCTCTGGAAGGAGAGGGGGATCCAGCGGCTGACCTCCAGCAGCGAGCTGGTGGAGATCCAGACCAAGCCTCTCCTCTCCATGCACGCCTCTCCCGGCCCAGGCAGGAAAGGGAAGGACAAAGGCCGCGCTTCCCTTTATGTCCAGAGGGAAATTGAGCAGGAAACCAAGCGCGAGGAAGATctgaagaagcagaggaggctgctggggaCATATGAGAGGGGGACGCAGCAGGAGCTGGACGAGCACAGGAGGGTGTTCGAGCAGGAGGAAGCCCCCCCGCAGAAGCCCACCCCCACAAGGAAGGCAGAGGAGCGGAGGAGCTGGGTGAATGAGTTTGCGGCAGAGCAGCCCACGAGCCACGGCCCCTGCCCCGCAGAAGACACCAGGGGTGGGAGAAGCCTTCCCAGCTACACAGCAAGCATCACGCACTTCCAGGCGTCCCAGCCGCGCTTCGCTGCCAGCGAGAAGAGCCAGGACCAGCCCCTGGTGTCCCAGCACGTTTCCGCTAGCGCCAGCAAACAGGCGAGCGAGGATTCCTGGGGAGGAAGGCTTCCCGGCTCCACCCCGAGCCCCGCCAGCACATCTGTCCTGCCCAGAGAGtacttctccttctccttctggAAGCCCAGGGTCTCCTTTGTGGATGACATGGGGACGCAGAACCCGCTAAGGAGAGAGGACAGCCGGGAGGAGCAGTACAAGCTGAGGACCTGGAAGCCCCAGACGTCAGCGCTGATCGAGAAGGAGATCCAGAGCGActtgcagagggaagaggagctgcaggagcagcggcggcggcggcagctgATAGACGGCTACTCCCTGGTCAGCAGCGACGGCGTTCCCCAGGAGGACTCCCGCTCACGGCACAGCTCCG CTGCCTCAGGTGTCAGCGGCAGCTACTCGGTGTCCGAGTCTCCCACCTCCACTCCTGCCTCGCACCAGGCGGGGGTCCTGGGGCTGGTGTCGTCCTTCACCCCGCTGAGAGTGGCCGGTCCCTCCCAGGGCAGCACGGAGACCCTCACCCCCGACTCGGCTTGTTCCAGCCCCTTCGAGGAGCGGAGGAGGAGGGTGAAGGAGGATGGAAAG TACGCAGGCATTGAACCCGTTGACAAGATCAACACAGAG GTTGTGGAAAGCACCCGAGTGATTCGTCACAAGAGCGCCATGGCCCAGCGCTGGGAGGCAGGGCAGTACGTCAGGGACGACGACTGA
- the MISP gene encoding mitotic interactor and substrate of PLK1 isoform X2, whose product MDRVTRHLVFQLPQTSHKHDCNDAHQAGSFAEQRADSDDDVFGSAQHSSQRVENGYGWKMRSKSPSYFLDGGKDVWTPSPDRESKLEVVRSGSLYDLRAYRGERKPSKLYDEDEQEQLRVPPPNISPEKARELEDERRDIIRSQVVRKSSTMAERWSSTDELSSINTGTGSQGEGRHTGSSTTSFAICFDKPSSGRAATPVDPENVNTEQINFSAARQQFLMLEKTNPGSFFSPGQQAMSPKPESMTKVSRHSPEMATKAARGYGNAGASSQSRTDKTIYQVYGVSYKTPVKEEGYAPGRADTERSYPTGKTSSLTKASSREDLDSGLGEMYNEANAGYASDGSASNEIFNGLVDLRASSNGLDKETKIDKETKISNETPIEREIRMAMEREENLWKERGIQRLTSSSELVEIQTKPLLSMHASPGPGRKGKDKGRASLYVQREIEQETKREEDLKKQRRLLGTYERGTQQELDEHRRVFEQEEAPPQKPTPTRKAEERRSWVNEFAAEQPTSHGPCPAEDTRGGRSLPSYTASITHFQASQPRFAASEKSQDQPLVSQHVSASASKQASEDSWGGRLPGSTPSPASTSVLPREYFSFSFWKPRVSFVDDMGTQNPLRREDSREEQYKLRTWKPQTSALIEKEIQSDLQREEELQEQRRRRQLIDGYSLVSSDGVPQEDSRSRHSSGCGKHPSDSSQERHGPALGGRAVRQGRRLREPSGPGGAGATRLRHVLALFGIN is encoded by the exons ATGGACAGAGTCACGAGGCACCTGGTCTTCCAGCTCCCGCAGACCTCGCACAAGCACGACTGTAACGATGCTCACCAAGCCGGCTCGTTTGCAGAGCAGAGGGCCGACAGCGACGATGACGTGTTTGGCTCTGCTCAACACAGCAGCCAGAGGGTGGAAAACGGCTATGGCTGGAAAATGAGGTCAAAGTCACCCTCATATTTCCTGGATGGTGGAAAGGATGTCTGGACCCCGTCGCCGGACAGAGAGTCCAAGCTGGAGGTGGTGAGGTCGGGAAGCCTGTATGACCTCAGGGCTTACAGAGGCGAGAGGAAACCCTCGAAGCTTTACGATGAGGATGAGCAGGAACAGCTCAGGGTCCCTCCACCGAACATCTCACCCGAGAAAGCCAGGGAGCTTGAGGACGAGAGGAGGGACATCATCCGGAGCCAGGTGGTGAGGAAGAGCTCCACCATGGCCGAGAGGTGGAGCTCCACGGATGAGCTGAGCTCCATAAACACCGGCACAGGCAGCCAGGGTGAAGGCAGGCACACGGGCAGCTCCACCACCAGCTTCGCCATTTGCTTTGACAAGCCTTCCTCGGGGAGGGCAGCGACGCCTGTTGACCCTGAAAATGTCAACACGGAGCAGATCAACTTCTCCGCTGCTCGACAGCAGTTCCTGATGCTGGAGAAGACCAACCCGGGCTCTTTCTTCAGCCCAGGGCAACAGGCCATGTCTCCAAAGCCAGAGTCGATGACAAAAGTCTCTAGGCATAGTCCTGAGATGGCCACGAAGGCTGCAAGAGGTTACGGTAATGCCGGTGCATCCAGCCAGAGCAGGACGGACAAGACCATTTATCAGGTTTATGGTGTGTCCTACAAGACACCTGTGAAGGAGGAGGGTTATGCTCCCGGAAGGGCTGATACTGAAAGGTCATATCCCACCGGGAAAACGTCCAGCTTGACTAAAGCATCTTCCAGAGAGGACCTGGACTCCGGCTTGGGTGAGATGTATAATGAAGCCAATGCAGGCTACGCCAGCGACGGAAGTGCATCCAACGAGATCTTCAATGGCCTTGTGGATCTGAGGGCCAGCAGCAATGGCCTGGACAAGGAGACGAAGATCGACAAGGAGACGAAGATCAGCAATGAGACGCCCATCGAGCGGGAGATCCGCATGGCgatggagagggaggagaacCTCTGGAAGGAGAGGGGGATCCAGCGGCTGACCTCCAGCAGCGAGCTGGTGGAGATCCAGACCAAGCCTCTCCTCTCCATGCACGCCTCTCCCGGCCCAGGCAGGAAAGGGAAGGACAAAGGCCGCGCTTCCCTTTATGTCCAGAGGGAAATTGAGCAGGAAACCAAGCGCGAGGAAGATctgaagaagcagaggaggctgctggggaCATATGAGAGGGGGACGCAGCAGGAGCTGGACGAGCACAGGAGGGTGTTCGAGCAGGAGGAAGCCCCCCCGCAGAAGCCCACCCCCACAAGGAAGGCAGAGGAGCGGAGGAGCTGGGTGAATGAGTTTGCGGCAGAGCAGCCCACGAGCCACGGCCCCTGCCCCGCAGAAGACACCAGGGGTGGGAGAAGCCTTCCCAGCTACACAGCAAGCATCACGCACTTCCAGGCGTCCCAGCCGCGCTTCGCTGCCAGCGAGAAGAGCCAGGACCAGCCCCTGGTGTCCCAGCACGTTTCCGCTAGCGCCAGCAAACAGGCGAGCGAGGATTCCTGGGGAGGAAGGCTTCCCGGCTCCACCCCGAGCCCCGCCAGCACATCTGTCCTGCCCAGAGAGtacttctccttctccttctggAAGCCCAGGGTCTCCTTTGTGGATGACATGGGGACGCAGAACCCGCTAAGGAGAGAGGACAGCCGGGAGGAGCAGTACAAGCTGAGGACCTGGAAGCCCCAGACGTCAGCGCTGATCGAGAAGGAGATCCAGAGCGActtgcagagggaagaggagctgcaggagcagcggcggcggcggcagctgATAGACGGCTACTCCCTGGTCAGCAGCGACGGCGTTCCCCAGGAGGACTCCCGCTCACGGCACAGCTCCG GTTGTGGAAAGCACCCGAGTGATTCGTCACAAGAGCGCCATGGCCCAGCGCTGGGAGGCAGGGCAGTACGTCAGGGACGACGACTGAGGGAGCCctcggggccggggggggccggggccacCAGACTTCGCCATGTACTTGCCCTGTTTGGGATCAACTGA